The following is a genomic window from Candidatus Zixiibacteriota bacterium.
GGAAACGAGACTCTTGACGCAGGGCGCAACTACACCGCCGCGGGCTCGCGCCGCAGGCCGTCGCGCTCGATGCCGCACAGCGCGGCAACTTCGTCACGGTACTGAAGCCACCGGACCAGCGCGCCGGACATCGCCGCTGCCACCACCGAGCGGCGAACCGGTTCGACGTGCTCCAGGATGGCCGTCCAGGCGAGCGTGCGGTGACGACCTTCCACCTGCCGGTGCGCCTTGGTCAAGGCGAGATGCTCGACGCTCATGCCGTAATGCTTCACCAGCGGATGCTCTTCCAACGGCGGCGGCGTGGGCGCGATCGCAGCTTCGAACAGCGAGCGCTCGTCCTTCGTGCCTTCGACGAAAATCGTGACGATGGCCGCCGCGACGTCCCAGCCGCGCCGCAGCGTAGCGTCATCGAGATAGTCGCGGTAACGTCTCGCGGCGGGCACCAGCTCGATGTTTTCGAACCGGCTCAGATCCATTCCCAGTCCGCGCGCGTACTCGAGGAAAAGCTCCGGATGCGGCTTGCCCGCGATCAAACCGCCGGTCTCTTCTTCATAGAGATTCTCGGCGAGGCTGCGCCTCACCTCGGGGATCGGGCACTGAACATAAGCCCGTCCTACCAGAACGGGAAAATCCCTCACGTAGGTCGCATACTCCTGCTCGAAGTGGAGGTGGAGCTTTTCCCTGGGCACCCTCCCGCTCACGAACGCGGGCCACGCCCAATGGTCCTTGCCCTCCATGACCGTGAGAAGTTTTTCCCGAAACGTATCCCGATCCATGGCCGAACCCCCACCTGTGCTGGAGAAAGCAACTGCCGTGCCACGAGAAAAACCATGATTTTTCACGGGCTTTGTCGCAGCCGCCCGGAGCAAAATGCCAAATGCGGCACGTCCTGCGGGCACACCTGTCCCGGGTCGGGCTCGCCGGCTTGCTAGGTCGCTCTGGTGCGCATCGTTACGAACTCCTCCGCGGCGGTCGGGTGAATCCCGATCGTGGCGTCGAACTGCGCCTTGGTGGCGCCGCAGTTCATGGCGACCGCAAAGCCCTGGATGATTTCCCCCGCCTCTTCGCCGACCATATGGCAGCCGAGCACGCGGTCGGTCCGGCGGTCGACGACGATCTTCATCATCGTTCTCTCGTCGCGGCCGGTCAGCGTGTGCTTCAGGGGCCGGAAGCTCGTCCTGAAAACGTCGATCTCTCCGTAACGCTCCCGCGCGTCGCCTTCGGTGAGACCCACGGTACCCACGCTCGGGGTGCTGAAGACCGCCGTGGGAACGTTGGCATAGCTCGGACGCATCGGATTTTGGTTGAAAAGCGTTTCCGCGACGGCGCGACCCTCGGCAATCGCCACCGGCGTCAGCATCATGCGGTCCGTGCAGTCGCCGATCGCGTAGACGCTCTCCACACTGGTCCTGGAATAGTCGTCGACCGCGACGGCACCGTTCGGCTTCAGCGCAACTCCCGCTTCTTCCAGCCCCAGCCCGCGGGTGTTGGGAGCCCGTCCGGTCGC
Proteins encoded in this region:
- a CDS encoding iron-containing redox enzyme family protein, producing the protein MDRDTFREKLLTVMEGKDHWAWPAFVSGRVPREKLHLHFEQEYATYVRDFPVLVGRAYVQCPIPEVRRSLAENLYEEETGGLIAGKPHPELFLEYARGLGMDLSRFENIELVPAARRYRDYLDDATLRRGWDVAAAIVTIFVEGTKDERSLFEAAIAPTPPPLEEHPLVKHYGMSVEHLALTKAHRQVEGRHRTLAWTAILEHVEPVRRSVVAAAMSGALVRWLQYRDEVAALCGIERDGLRREPAAV